From Mycolicibacterium cosmeticum, a single genomic window includes:
- a CDS encoding inorganic phosphate transporter yields the protein MSAEMIILVLLIGTALAFDFTNGFHDTGNAMATSIATGALKPKTAVILAGVLNLVGAFLSVEVAVTVTTSVLKVQDSKTGHLLSGIDASMGLTIIFAGLIGGILWNLLTWLFGIPSSSSHALFGGLIGAGLAALGLAGVNWPGVFQKVIIPALAAPFIAGLVAAVGTWLVYRITRNVMKKRREDGFRWGQIATASLVALSHGTNDAQKTMGVIALALITTGHLTGDVKKDGLPFWIIASCALAIGLGTYIGGWRVIRTLGKGLVEIESPQGLAAEASSAAIILSSSAAGMALSTTHVATGSILGSGVGKPGAEVRWAVAGRMAMAWLITLPAAALVGALSYWLSFGLKSATGSQLVGDGVIFVILVALSGYMYWRAQQQKVDHNNVNADWDESTNSVVPAEVREARPDKAAV from the coding sequence ATGAGCGCAGAGATGATCATCCTGGTGCTGTTGATTGGAACAGCGCTGGCCTTCGACTTCACCAACGGATTTCACGACACCGGAAATGCGATGGCGACGTCGATCGCCACCGGTGCGCTGAAGCCCAAGACGGCCGTGATCCTGGCCGGTGTCCTCAACCTGGTCGGCGCTTTCCTCTCGGTCGAAGTGGCCGTCACCGTCACCACCTCGGTGCTGAAGGTGCAGGACAGCAAGACCGGACATCTGCTCTCGGGTATCGACGCGTCGATGGGCCTGACCATCATCTTCGCCGGCCTCATCGGCGGCATCCTGTGGAACCTGCTCACCTGGTTGTTCGGTATCCCGTCCAGCTCGTCGCATGCGCTCTTCGGCGGTCTGATCGGTGCCGGCCTGGCCGCGCTCGGCCTCGCGGGTGTCAACTGGCCCGGCGTGTTCCAGAAGGTGATCATCCCCGCGCTGGCCGCCCCGTTCATCGCCGGCCTGGTCGCCGCCGTCGGCACCTGGCTGGTCTACCGGATCACCCGCAACGTCATGAAGAAGCGCCGCGAAGACGGCTTCCGCTGGGGCCAGATCGCCACCGCATCGCTGGTGGCGCTGTCCCACGGCACCAACGACGCGCAGAAGACCATGGGCGTCATCGCCCTGGCGCTCATCACCACCGGCCACCTGACCGGCGATGTGAAGAAGGACGGCCTGCCGTTCTGGATCATCGCGTCCTGCGCCCTGGCCATCGGGCTGGGCACCTACATCGGTGGCTGGCGCGTCATCCGCACCCTGGGCAAGGGCCTGGTCGAGATCGAGTCGCCGCAGGGCCTGGCCGCCGAGGCCTCGTCGGCCGCCATCATCCTGAGCTCGTCGGCCGCCGGCATGGCGCTGTCCACCACGCATGTGGCCACCGGCTCGATCCTCGGTAGCGGAGTCGGCAAGCCGGGCGCCGAGGTGCGCTGGGCCGTCGCGGGCCGGATGGCCATGGCCTGGCTGATCACCCTGCCGGCCGCCGCGCTGGTGGGCGCCCTGTCCTACTGGCTGTCCTTCGGGCTCAAGTCCGCCACCGGATCGCAGCTCGTCGGTGACGGCGTCATCTTCGTCATCCTGGTGGCGCTCTCCGGCTACATGTACTGGCGCGCCCAGCAGCAGAAGGTGGACCACAACAACGTCAACGCCGACTGGGACGAGTCGACCAACTCGGTGGTGCCCGCCGAGGTCCGTGAGGCCCGCCCCGACAAAGCCGCCGTCTGA